The genomic DNA AATTTGTTATTTTAAATGTATGGAATTCGAGTGGGATAATAATAAAGAAATGGACGATGAATTACGTCCCGAATACGATTTAGCTCAACTTCCAAGAGGAGTTAAAGGTAAATATACAGAACGTTATCGTCAAGGAACAAACTCGATCTTGTTAGAACCTGATGTTGCTCAAGCATTCCCTAACGCTCAATCAGTCAACGAAGCATTGAGACTGTTGATTAAATTAGCTAAATCTCAAATTGAAATCTAATTACAAGGCGATCGCTCTATCTGAGTATCCCTTTGTTTTTGTCTAACTTCAGAGAATAATTGAAGTATAGAAAACATTGCCTGTACTAAAATGAAAAATATTTAATACCCTACAATTTAATGCCTCAGTTACCCGTAATTACAGAACATATTGAAATAACTCCTGATACTTGTGGAGGAAAACCTGTATTGCGGGACATCGCATTAAGGTGCAAGATATTGTCATCTGGCATGAAAAAATGGGTATGTCACCAGATGAAATCGTTTCCAGCTACTCTACTATTAACTTGTCTGATGTGTATGCTGCCTTAGCTTATTATCACGATCATCTTGAAGAAATTAGACAACATATTAAAGAAGACGAAGAATATATTAAAAAGTTACGAGCAAACACTTCTTCTCTAGTTCAACCTAATATGTTGGGCAAAGTTGAATTTATTTAAAATGCGATCGCCAGATCTGCCAAAATCTGACTTATCTAACCAGGAACATCCAAAACGTAAAATTAAGCAATTTCTCTAACTAGAGCTACTTTTCCATAGCGAGGATCTATTTCTAAAGCCTGGATCTCTAAAGTGTGATGATTAAAAGGTGCTTTATAGGTTATCGTTTCATTGGGTTGTAGAGATAAACACAAGGCAAAAATCTCTAATCTATATTGCTGCGGAATAAAGTTTTCTTCTCCCATTTCCAGCACAATCTGATTCAAAAAAGCCAGCTCGCCAGTGTTGTTAATAATACTTGCGGGAACGTTAAGACTATCGCACCATCTCAATGCCAGAAACCACTTAGCGTCACTCAATCGGTTATAGATTTTCTCTGGTTTTGGGTGCGGGAAAATTTTATACCCTGAATCAACAGCAACAATTGTGCCACCTAAGAAACCACAGATCATTCCAAGGCGATCGCTCATTCAATCTTACTCCTAGAAAACCAAGACAATTTTAGTTTAAATACAAATTAAATACAAAAAGCTATATTTTTCAGCTCAGGCAGATCGAGAATTGCGAGCGCTTAACCCAATCATGTTTACGAGTGTATACGCGATCGCTACTCTAAATCATAACAACTCTTTACTGAGACTAAATTTTAGCCAGGAGATACGGTATTAAAATTAGTAGCTAGTATTCACCCTCACTTTCTCAAAGTAAATTCTTATGACTCAGGCAATCAGTCAGCACACGATTGATATTGTTAAATCTACCGCTCCTATTATTAAAGAACATGGTAAAACTATTACCTCTCGGATGTATGAAATCATGTTTGAGAATCACCCCGAAGTTAAAGCGCAGTTTGATATGTCGGCACAGGCTAATGGTACTCAACCAGCTAAACTGGCAACCGCAGTCTATGCCTACGCAACTCAAATCGACAATCT from Pleurocapsa minor HA4230-MV1 includes the following:
- a CDS encoding DUF433 domain-containing protein — protein: MWRKTCIAGHRIKVQDIVIWHEKMGMSPDEIVSSYSTINLSDVYAALAYYHDHLEEIRQHIKEDEEYIKKLRANTSSLVQPNMLGKVEFI